TTTCTAGTTTTTGGCTTATTCTCTATAATAATTTTCTTTTTTTGCATCCCAATCATGCATCCCATTTTGTTTTTTTTTACAAAAGTGTAAGCTTATGTCTGTTTAATAAATATTTCGTTTAGATAAGATATTATTTTTTAGAGCTATCGATTTTTGGATGCTGGTATCTATTTTTAGAAAATTACTTTGTTACATTAAATATGTATTCAAATTGATTTGCCCCAAAGCAAAGATTATTAAGAGCCTTATGTTATAAAACCTCTTTGGGATATAAATGAATAGTGATAGGCGTGATCGTTACAAAGATAAAATAGAACTTATAGAAAAAAGGATAGATGAGATTGACGAGTGGACAGATATATCTTCGGAGGAATTCTTAGAGGATGAACGCACTAAACTTGCTACTTATAAAGCGTTTCAAGAACTTGCTGAATCTTGTATGGACATAGTTGCAATGGTCTGTAAGGATGTTAAAATCCTTCCAAAAGATGATTACACGAATATAGAAAAACTTAG
The nucleotide sequence above comes from Candidatus Thermoplasmatota archaeon. Encoded proteins:
- a CDS encoding DUF86 domain-containing protein, whose amino-acid sequence is MNSDRRDRYKDKIELIEKRIDEIDEWTDISSEEFLEDERTKLATYKAFQELAESCMDIVAMVCKDVKILPKDDYTNIEKLSAKLNFDKRVLQEANGLRNRLIHRYNTTDDLVAFQSIKEILPEISIFLEVIKKWIKNSLKK